The DNA segment CACGTGAACTTGTACTCGCCACTGTCGCAGCCGACTCTGAAAGGCGCGCAGAGGTCTTACAAATTGCCAATGCCTTCGGAGCCAGCATCGTCAACATATCAGATTCCAGCGTCACCCTGGAGGCGAGCGGCAACGACCACAGGACGAGGATACTAATCAAGGCCCTCGAGAAATATGGGATATCCAACATGGCGCGTACGGGAATGATTGCTCTTCCCTTTGATGGCATGTCAGAAGATTGGGAGCCACTTGCCTGATGTCAAATAACGGCGCAGAAAAAACACACACATTTGCAGTGCTTGTCGAAAACAAATTCGGCGTCCTTGCTAAGGTCGCGAGTCTTTTCAGTGCACGAGGCTACAACATCGACAGCCTCTGCGTCGGTGTGACCCAAGATCCTAGTGTTTCCCGAATTACATTGGTAACGAGCGGCGATGTCCAGATACTTGAGCAAATTCGAAAACAACTCAGCAAATTAATAGACACGATCAAAGTACTTGAGATGGACGAAACCGAGACAGCAGAACGCGAACTCGTTCTCATCAAAGTAACAGCACCAAAAGAGAAACGCTCTGAAGTACTTCAAATCGTCGAAATATTCCGGGCTCGCACAATCGATATTTCCGTCGAATCCCTGACCATCGAAGTCACCGGAGATGAAGGAAAGATTCACGCCATACTGGAGCTTTTGCGTCCACATGGCATCAAAGAAATCGCACGCACAGGCAAGGTCGCGCTGAGCCGTGGCGCCAAAACTTTAAAAAGCACAAAAAACTGACTATGTCCCGACAGCCTTCTAATCACCGTTTCCCTGTCGCACGAGAAGGATGGGGCTATACCATTGGCCTTCTTGTCTTAGGGCTCATTTCCACACTTCTAGGCGGAACGAGCTGGGCGATTTTTTATTTTCTATTTGCGCTATGCGTCGCTGCATTTTTCAGGGACCCCAAACGTATTCCTCCCTCTGAGACAGGCATCGTCGCCTCTCCAGCCGACGGCAAGGTGATTGCCATAGAAGATACTGAAAATGGCGGAATAATGGTCGGCATATTTCTCGCCGTTTACGATGTCCACATCAATCGCTCCCCCGTGGCGGGCACTATCCAGGAGACGAAATACAAACCGGGCCAGTTCTTGGCTGCTTTCAATAAAAATGCTGCCGAGGCCAACGAGCAAAACGCTATCGACATTTTGAGTGATTCGGGAGAGAATTTCCGAGTAGTTCAAATTGCGGGGCTTATCGCACGTCGTATTGTTTGCTGGCGTGGTGAGGGTGATACAGTTTCCCTGGGTGAGCGCTTTGGACTTATTCAGTTCGGCTCCCGCACGGACCTCCATTTGCCGCCCGGCTATAATGTCTCGGTCTCAATCGGGGAGCGAGTCCGCGGAGGAGAAACCGTAATTGCAAGATCACCTTAAAGACAAAATTCGTACTCAAATCGAGCGTGGGAAGCGCAAACGGAAGCGCCGCCGACGTCCCCGGCTCAAGCGTGGCATTTTCCTTCTCCCTAATTTATTTACCACAGGGAGCCTTTTCGCTGGCTTCTATGCCATTATTGCCGCTATTCAGATGGATTTTTGGTGGGCTTCCCTTGCTATACTCATATCGATCGTATTTGACGGCCTAGATGGGTCTGTCGCCCGCCTAACCAAAACATCAAGCCCATTTGGCCTTCAATATGACTCTTTATGCGATTTTGGCGCTTTCGGTATTGCTCCAGCGATACTCGTCTACAATTGGTCACTGGCCCCGTTCGGTCGAATCGGTTGGCTGGCAGCCTTTATCTTTGCAGCTTGCTCGGCGCTTCGGCTGGCACGTTTCAATGTATTTACACAATCATTGGGCCCGACAGCCGATTTCCGAGGACTACCCACCCCGGCCGCCGCAGGCGTCTTAGCATCATGGGTTTTCCTAGCAGAACATTACAGCTTTGATACACTCACCCCTCCCACGCTTCTCAATGCCGTACCAGCATACATCCTTGCATTCCTGGCCTATCTTCTGGCTTTTTTAATGGTCAGCACGGTTCGATATACAAGTTTCAAGGATCTTGGGGGACGTCTTCAGAGACCCTTCCGCGTACTCGTTGGTGCAGTTTTAGCTCTCTTCGTCGCAGCGGCTATTCCCCAGGTTGTTGCTTTCCTGGTCATGGCTGCATATACGGCATCCGGGCCAATTCTTTACGTCAGACGCTATCGCAATGCAAAATTTACCCCAGCCCCATCAGAAACGATTATCAACGAATCCCAATAGCTAGGTTTTCCGTTGTCATCTTCGTCTGAAGGGGGCATAATTCGCTCATCCCTACCGTAATGTAAAATAAGTCGGTGGGTATTTTTTCCGCCTCTCATTGTCCTACTCTCCATCCATAAATGGTTTATAAGAACAATGCGCGGCTTTTTATTATTGAATAAATGCTCCTTTTTCATTCGCAAAGGTCTTCCCATTTGGCTAACCTGTTTTAGTCTATTATTTTTTCTCGCCCCGGCGATTGGCCAGGAAAATACTCCCTCTCCTCAGGCATCTCCCGGTTTCACCCCTCGCAACCCAGATACTTCAGGCAAAGAGGAACTAAAGTTTTTACGTGACCCCAAGGCCGCCGCTGCTGTTTCGGCCGATGAACTATTGGAAGACAGGGAGCGAAAACGTGTCATCGGACGAGGGTTTGCCGACTTAAGATATCTTGGCAAGCGGGTACAAGCCGACCATATTGAGGTCCAAACCGAGACCCGGGATGCCGTTGCCACTGGAAATATTATTTTCCAGACGGAAAACGACCGCATCGTAGGAAGCCGTATCGATTTCAATCTTGACAGTGAAAAGGTAGTTATCCACGACGCCCGGGGATATATCGGAGCCACCTATTACATAACGGGCAACGTTATTCGCCGAATCGCCGAGGACCGCTATGAAGTAATCAACGGAACTTTCACCACCTGCGAGGGAGACAAACCAGACTGGGCCTTTGTCACAAAAAAAGCTACTTTCCAGGTAGAAGGATATGCTCACCTCCAAGCACCTTTGATAACTCTTTCTGGCATCCCGGCCGCCGCCCTTCCCTATGCCATCCTTCCCATCAAAACCAAGCGAACGACTGGTTTTTTGATGCCCGGCCTCGGCTACGGAAACAAGAACGGAATGCAAGTTTCTCCCCGATTTTTTTGGGCCATCAACAGATGGTCGGACGCCACGTTCGGAATCGACCGTTATACGCGCCGAGGAACACGCCTTCTCGGGGAATATCGCTACAACCTCAGCGATAATACTACGGGACAGATTCAGGGAAATATATTCAAAGACTCAAGAGAGAAAACAACGTTATGGGATATTAACGCTTTACACATCACTCGATTCCCTAATGACAACAGCGAATTCAAGGCAGTAATTGAACAAGCCTCCAGGAGAAAACTAGACCGCTCTCTTGAGGAGGGTCTTGATGAGCGTGTTCGTCAGGACACGGACACCCGCCTGACTTTCACCAAAGACCTCAAGGATATTCCAGGCCAAATTTCCCTCGCCATGAGACGCAAAGAGGGAATCCGTGAAAACAATGGCCAGTTGTTTCAAAAGTTTCCCGAACTATCCCTTGACATTAATCAGGCCGAAGTCGGCACTAGTGTTTTCAGGTACAGCCTCAATTCCTCGGCCGTTTCTTTTTATCGAGTCGAAGACGACAAAACAACCACTCTCCAGCGTGTAGATGCCAAACCAACTATATCGATGCCAATCCAGACGGTACCCTGGTTGGGCGTCACGTCAAATTTCGGACTCAGATACACCTACTGGACCGATCAAAAAAAGGGCGGCGACGTCAACGATAATCCCGGTCGCAATGAACAAGAAACCTCTCCCTTGGCCCGGGAAATGTGGTTCTCCTCGCTCAATGTCGTAGGCCCCCGATACAGCAAGGTATACAATGGTGAAATTGGTCCGTTTAGGGATTTCAAACACATCTTTTCTTTTGAAACTCAATACTCATATACCCCGACAATGGATTCGAATGATCGAAAACTGATTATCCCGATTGACGAAGTGGACAGCTTTGAAGACCAAAATACGATTCAGTATGGAATCGTCAATCGAATCCTAACGAAATTAAAAAAAGGAGATGGTTACGAAACCCGTCAATTATTAACAGCCAAACTACAACAGACTGCAGATATCGCCGAAGCCAGACGGGAGCAAAGATTAAGCACAGAGCCAAGGCGACCTTTCGGTAACCTAACCTTGAATATCCAGTCGAACCCAATTCCGATGCTTCAATTCAGACATGAGACCACTTATAATGTTTATGAAGGCGAGGTTGACGAACATTCCTCGGGCCTACTCATCGACGGCGGAAGAAATTGGTATCTGGGTCTTGACCGAACTTGGGGTCGCCAAAGAAATGGAATCACAGCTCCACGAGAGGGGCAAAGTGACATCAATTTTTCCGCTGGCTATGGGATTACACGGCAATGGTTCGCCGAATACCTCACCCGAATCAACAAATTCGAAAACACCACACTGGAGCAAAGCGTAATCCTTCGCTATAGGGGATGTTGTTGGGGCTTCAACCTAACGCTCACCGACACACAGGATACGAGCGAAGTCTTTTTCACCTTTATCCTCCGGGGACTTTTCGAAGGGGAACAAGCCCCCACATTTAAGCGCAGCCGTCTTGTCAGCAAAAAAGGGCGTTTTTTCGGGCGTGGTGCCCTCACCCCCTATAATTTCAACGAACCATGAGCTATGACTTTATAGTTTGAATTGAACACTCGTATGAACTACAGGAGAATACTGGAGTATCTATTACAATCGAATATAATTGCCAAGGAACCTGTTTTTCACATTTATTTCGCAAACCTAGAATAGAACTTGAGCGGTAGGTCCTTGCAATTACATTGATCATTGACACCCCTCGGGAAAGGGCATTAAGTGAGAATTGTTGTAACAGGAGGTGCTGGTTTCATTGGCTCACATTTATGCGAAACGCTCCTTACTCAAGGAAATGAGGTCGTATGTATAGATAACTTCCTCACTGGAAGGCGACCACACACAGAAGAATTGTCCAAGCGTCATGGAGATCTTTTCTCACTTATTGATCGTAATGTGAGTGAACATATTCTCGTCGAAGGTCCCGTGGACGCCATTTACCACATGGCTAGCCCCGCCAGCCCAATCGACTACCTAAAGTACCCCATACCCACTCTTAAGGTTGGCGCTCTTGGAACACACAATGCCCTTGGATTGGCGCTCGCGAAAAACGCAAAATTCCTCCTCGCATCAACATCCGAAGTCTACGGGGATCCTGAAGTACACCCCCAACCTGAGAGTTACTGGGGAAACGTCAACCCCATTGGCCCACGAGGAGTATATGATGAGGGAAAACGTTTCGCTGAAGCCATGGCGATGGCCTATCATCGCTTTCATGGCCTTGATATCCATATAGTCCGAATATTTAACACTTACGGCCCGCGTATGCGCTTGATGGATGGCCGAGCTATCCCCGCGTTTCTATGCCAAGCTCTTCGTGGTGAGCCACTTACCATCTTCGGGGATGGCACCCAGACTCGAAGTTTTGGCTATATCTCAGATCTTATTGACGGTCTTATCCGATTGATGAATAGCGATTTTCATGAACCAGTAAATCTCGGCAACCCCACCGAGATGACAATCCTTGAGTTGGCCGAGTGCATTCGTGAAATCACAGGCACCTCCGCTCCTATTGAATTCCATTCACTTCCTACGGATGACCCTAAAATTCGTAAACCCGACATTAGCAGAGCAAGACAGATTTTAAACTGGGAGCCCAAAGTGCCGCTCGATGAAGGTTTGCGCTATACCATAGAGGATTTCCGCCAGCGCCTTGACCGTGGAGAGGAGAGCACTGCTTGATGTTCAGACGCTAGATCAGGTATTGACCCGATTCTGAGCGCCCAAGGGAAAGACTTCTCGAAAAGGGCGCTGAAACGCTGAGCGATGCCCAGCTTTTAGCAATTATACTTAGGACAGGAGATCAGGGAGTATCCGCCCTCGACCTAGCGATTCAATTAATCACCCGCTTCGGTGGATTTTCAGGCATTGAACAGGCATCAATCCCTGAACTGTCGAAACTCAAAGGCATAGGCCTAGCCAAAGCTACTCAAATCAAGGCTGCCATCGAAATTTCACGAAGGGACGAGAGAGACGAGGGAGCAGACAAACCAGAATTTCATTGTGGTAATGATGTTTATAAATATTTTTACCCGGCCTTGGACACCTTTCTTATGAAGAATTTCACGTTCTCATGCTCGATACGAAACACCGCCTCAAGCGCGATATCATGGTCGCACGGAGAACCCTTTTGAGCACATCCGTTGACCCACGCGAAGTATTTAACGCTGCGGTGAGAGAAAAATCTACGGCAATCGTATGTAGCCATAATCATCCCAGTGGGGATCCATTGCCTTCTCCCGAAGATAACGCGCTAACGACTAAGCTCCGGGAAACAGGGAAATTCTGGGAATTTCCCTTCTTGACCACGTTATCGTTGGTCGGCAGGGATTCTATAGTTACGATGCGAAAATGTGAGCACCTTGAATTGTAGAATAAAAATCAGCTAAATTGCTAATAGGTGACCGCCTTTCACTCGCATCCCGCTCAAACCAAATTTATTCGGTTGTATAACCTACGAGGTGCTTCTTGAATTTTTCCGCTCGCGAGTTCATGGCTGATCGTGCCAAAAAATTCAGCATCCTCTCCGACAGCGACTTTACTGCCAACATTGAGGCGATATCGGAAAGTACGCTGGATTCCCTTCAGCGTGGGGGAAAAATTTTGGTTTTCGGCAATGGCGGCAGCGCCGCACTAGCTACTCATTTTTCAGGTGAGTTAACAGGCCGCTTCCTTAGGGAGCGCCGTCCACTTC comes from the Nitrospinaceae bacterium genome and includes:
- the ilvN gene encoding acetolactate synthase small subunit; translation: MRQVFSILVNNHAGVLSHVSGLFARRGYNIESIAAGPTEDEEVTRIMIVAFGEEDKLEQITRQLRKLYDVREVNKLSYNRSVTRELVLATVAADSERRAEVLQIANAFGASIVNISDSSVTLEASGNDHRTRILIKALEKYGISNMARTGMIALPFDGMSEDWEPLA
- the ilvN gene encoding acetolactate synthase small subunit, which encodes MSNNGAEKTHTFAVLVENKFGVLAKVASLFSARGYNIDSLCVGVTQDPSVSRITLVTSGDVQILEQIRKQLSKLIDTIKVLEMDETETAERELVLIKVTAPKEKRSEVLQIVEIFRARTIDISVESLTIEVTGDEGKIHAILELLRPHGIKEIARTGKVALSRGAKTLKSTKN
- a CDS encoding phosphatidylserine decarboxylase family protein; this encodes MSRQPSNHRFPVAREGWGYTIGLLVLGLISTLLGGTSWAIFYFLFALCVAAFFRDPKRIPPSETGIVASPADGKVIAIEDTENGGIMVGIFLAVYDVHINRSPVAGTIQETKYKPGQFLAAFNKNAAEANEQNAIDILSDSGENFRVVQIAGLIARRIVCWRGEGDTVSLGERFGLIQFGSRTDLHLPPGYNVSVSIGERVRGGETVIARSP
- the pssA gene encoding CDP-diacylglycerol--serine O-phosphatidyltransferase, with the translated sequence MERGKRKRKRRRRPRLKRGIFLLPNLFTTGSLFAGFYAIIAAIQMDFWWASLAILISIVFDGLDGSVARLTKTSSPFGLQYDSLCDFGAFGIAPAILVYNWSLAPFGRIGWLAAFIFAACSALRLARFNVFTQSLGPTADFRGLPTPAAAGVLASWVFLAEHYSFDTLTPPTLLNAVPAYILAFLAYLLAFLMVSTVRYTSFKDLGGRLQRPFRVLVGAVLALFVAAAIPQVVAFLVMAAYTASGPILYVRRYRNAKFTPAPSETIINESQ
- a CDS encoding LPS-assembly protein LptD, whose product is MRGFLLLNKCSFFIRKGLPIWLTCFSLLFFLAPAIGQENTPSPQASPGFTPRNPDTSGKEELKFLRDPKAAAAVSADELLEDRERKRVIGRGFADLRYLGKRVQADHIEVQTETRDAVATGNIIFQTENDRIVGSRIDFNLDSEKVVIHDARGYIGATYYITGNVIRRIAEDRYEVINGTFTTCEGDKPDWAFVTKKATFQVEGYAHLQAPLITLSGIPAAALPYAILPIKTKRTTGFLMPGLGYGNKNGMQVSPRFFWAINRWSDATFGIDRYTRRGTRLLGEYRYNLSDNTTGQIQGNIFKDSREKTTLWDINALHITRFPNDNSEFKAVIEQASRRKLDRSLEEGLDERVRQDTDTRLTFTKDLKDIPGQISLAMRRKEGIRENNGQLFQKFPELSLDINQAEVGTSVFRYSLNSSAVSFYRVEDDKTTTLQRVDAKPTISMPIQTVPWLGVTSNFGLRYTYWTDQKKGGDVNDNPGRNEQETSPLAREMWFSSLNVVGPRYSKVYNGEIGPFRDFKHIFSFETQYSYTPTMDSNDRKLIIPIDEVDSFEDQNTIQYGIVNRILTKLKKGDGYETRQLLTAKLQQTADIAEARREQRLSTEPRRPFGNLTLNIQSNPIPMLQFRHETTYNVYEGEVDEHSSGLLIDGGRNWYLGLDRTWGRQRNGITAPREGQSDINFSAGYGITRQWFAEYLTRINKFENTTLEQSVILRYRGCCWGFNLTLTDTQDTSEVFFTFILRGLFEGEQAPTFKRSRLVSKKGRFFGRGALTPYNFNEP
- a CDS encoding SDR family oxidoreductase, with protein sequence MRIVVTGGAGFIGSHLCETLLTQGNEVVCIDNFLTGRRPHTEELSKRHGDLFSLIDRNVSEHILVEGPVDAIYHMASPASPIDYLKYPIPTLKVGALGTHNALGLALAKNAKFLLASTSEVYGDPEVHPQPESYWGNVNPIGPRGVYDEGKRFAEAMAMAYHRFHGLDIHIVRIFNTYGPRMRLMDGRAIPAFLCQALRGEPLTIFGDGTQTRSFGYISDLIDGLIRLMNSDFHEPVNLGNPTEMTILELAECIREITGTSAPIEFHSLPTDDPKIRKPDISRARQILNWEPKVPLDEGLRYTIEDFRQRLDRGEESTA
- a CDS encoding JAB domain-containing protein, whose translation is MLDTKHRLKRDIMVARRTLLSTSVDPREVFNAAVREKSTAIVCSHNHPSGDPLPSPEDNALTTKLRETGKFWEFPFLTTLSLVGRDSIVTMRKCEHLEL